In a genomic window of Penaeus monodon isolate SGIC_2016 chromosome 27, NSTDA_Pmon_1, whole genome shotgun sequence:
- the LOC119590489 gene encoding pseudohemocyanin-2-like encodes MSTLFEKAKEALGGADSGLKGFESATGIPNRFLLPKGNEQGLEFDLVVAVTDGAADAAVDGLHENTEFNHYGSHGKYPDNRPHGFPLDRKVPDERVFEDLPNFGHIQVKVFNHGVHIHH; translated from the coding sequence atgtcaACTCTCTTTGAGAAGGCCAAAGAAGCCttgggaggtgcagactctggaCTTAAAGGTTTCGAGAGTGCAACTGGTATTCCTAATCGATTCCTTCTCCCTAAGGGTAATGAACAGGGTCTGGAATTCGACCTTGTTGTAGCCGTGACTGATGGCGCAGCCGATGCAGCAGTGGATGGACTCCACGAAAATACCGAATTCAATCACTACGGTTCCCATGGAAAATACCCTGACAATCGCCCACATGGCTTCCCTCTGGATCGCAAGGTTCCCGATGAACGTGTATTCGAAGATCTTCCAAACTTTGGTCACATCCAAGTTAAAGTCTTCAATCATGGCGTACATATCCATCATTAG